One segment of Vagococcus martis DNA contains the following:
- the parE gene encoding DNA topoisomerase IV subunit B: MSKEINRQYDDSSIQVLEGLEAVRKRPGMYIGSTDSKGLHHLVFEIFDNAVDEALSGYGTEIDVTIHKDNSISVKDYGRGMPTGIHASGKPTIEVIFTVLHAGGKFGQGGYKTSGGLHGVGASVVNALSSSLTVETIKDGQMATLAFKDGGHTDGKFKKSKTSNKQNGSTITFKPDASIFSTTVFSYDVLSERLRESAFLLKGIKITLTDEREGQEKEDVFLYEDGIKEFIAYLNESKDDLSPIVYFAGEKEGIEVEFAFQYNDGYSENILSFVNNVRTRDGGTHEVGMKTALTKSFNEYARKTGLLKEKDKNLEGSDFREGLSAIISVRIPENLLQFEGQTKGKLGTPAARTIVETVISDQLGFYLLENNDLSQMLVKKALKAREAREAARKAREDSRNGKKRRKGESLLSGKLTPAQSRNPKKNELYLVEGDSAGGSAKQGRDRKFQAILPLRGKVINTEKAKLQDILKNEEINTMIYTIGAGVGPDFQIDDVNYDKVIIMTDADTDGAHIQVLLLTFFYRYMKPLVEAGKVYIALPPLYRVSKGRGKTEQLEYAWTDDEMADITKRMGKGYLIQRYKGLGEMNADQLWETTMNPDTRTLIRVTIDDSARAERRVTTLMGDKVEPRRKWIEEHVQFTLEEDGSILENHDIIEEQTTHDVEDIEEINLFD; this comes from the coding sequence ATGTCAAAAGAAATAAATAGACAATACGATGATTCATCCATTCAAGTATTAGAAGGTCTAGAGGCGGTAAGAAAACGTCCAGGGATGTATATTGGATCAACAGACTCTAAAGGATTACATCATTTGGTTTTTGAAATTTTTGATAATGCAGTTGATGAGGCGTTGTCAGGATATGGAACGGAAATTGATGTCACCATACATAAAGATAATAGTATCAGTGTGAAAGACTATGGTCGCGGTATGCCAACTGGTATCCATGCTTCAGGAAAACCTACTATAGAAGTTATTTTTACTGTGTTACATGCGGGAGGAAAGTTCGGTCAAGGTGGTTATAAAACATCAGGTGGTCTTCATGGTGTTGGGGCAAGTGTCGTAAATGCCTTATCAAGTTCACTTACGGTAGAAACAATAAAAGATGGCCAAATGGCGACACTAGCTTTTAAAGATGGTGGACACACAGATGGCAAATTTAAAAAGAGTAAAACGTCAAATAAACAAAATGGCTCAACGATTACATTTAAACCAGATGCGTCAATTTTTTCGACGACAGTGTTTTCATATGATGTGTTATCAGAGCGTTTAAGAGAGTCAGCTTTTTTACTTAAAGGCATTAAAATCACGTTAACAGATGAACGTGAAGGCCAAGAAAAAGAAGACGTCTTTTTATACGAGGATGGGATTAAAGAATTTATTGCTTACTTAAATGAAAGCAAAGATGATCTATCACCGATTGTTTATTTTGCTGGCGAAAAAGAAGGCATCGAAGTTGAATTTGCCTTCCAATATAATGATGGCTATTCTGAAAACATTTTATCTTTTGTAAACAACGTACGTACAAGAGATGGTGGAACGCATGAAGTTGGGATGAAGACAGCTCTAACCAAATCCTTTAATGAGTATGCTAGAAAAACAGGTTTATTAAAAGAAAAAGATAAAAACCTTGAAGGCAGTGACTTTAGAGAAGGATTGTCAGCGATTATTAGTGTGCGTATACCAGAAAATTTACTTCAATTTGAAGGACAAACAAAAGGTAAATTAGGGACACCTGCTGCTAGGACGATTGTTGAAACAGTTATTAGTGACCAATTAGGATTTTACTTACTCGAAAACAATGATTTATCACAAATGCTTGTCAAAAAAGCTCTAAAAGCTCGTGAAGCAAGAGAAGCCGCACGAAAAGCCCGTGAAGATAGTCGTAATGGAAAAAAACGTCGCAAGGGTGAATCCTTACTATCTGGTAAATTAACGCCAGCTCAGTCACGTAATCCAAAGAAAAATGAATTATACCTAGTCGAAGGGGATTCTGCCGGAGGATCGGCTAAACAAGGCCGCGACAGAAAATTTCAAGCGATTTTACCACTTCGAGGGAAAGTTATTAACACTGAAAAAGCAAAACTACAAGACATATTAAAAAATGAAGAAATCAATACCATGATTTATACAATCGGTGCTGGTGTTGGTCCTGATTTTCAAATAGATGATGTGAATTACGATAAAGTCATCATCATGACCGATGCGGATACAGATGGGGCACATATTCAAGTACTTCTACTGACATTTTTCTATCGCTACATGAAACCACTAGTCGAAGCAGGGAAAGTTTATATCGCTTTGCCACCACTTTATCGAGTGAGTAAAGGTCGCGGTAAGACTGAACAGCTTGAATATGCGTGGACAGATGATGAAATGGCTGATATCACAAAACGTATGGGTAAAGGTTACTTAATCCAACGTTACAAAGGTCTTGGTGAAATGAATGCAGACCAGTTATGGGAGACAACGATGAATCCTGACACAAGAACCTTGATTCGTGTGACCATTGATGACTCTGCTCGTGCCGAAAGACGTGTGACAACCTTAATGGGAGATAAAGTAGAGCCACGTCGTAAATGGATTGAAGAACATGTTCAATTTACGTTAGAAGAAGATGGTAGTATTTTAGAAAACCATGACATCATTGAGGAACAGACAACTCATGATGTAGAAGACATCGAAGAAATAAATTTATTTGATTAG
- the parC gene encoding DNA topoisomerase IV subunit A — protein sequence MNQEHGIQNLSLEDVMGDRFGRYSKYIIQDRALPDIRDGLKPVQRRILFSMNKDGNTYEKSFRKSAKSVGNIMGNYHPHGDSSIYEAMVRMSQDWKLREPLIEMHGNNGSMDGDPPAAMRYTEARLSKLSGELLKDIEKETVDFVWNFDDTEKEPTVLPAGFPNLLVNGSTGISAGYATEIPTHNLGEVIDGTIYLVDHPNASVEKLMEFIPGPDFPTGAILQGKKELKKAYETGKGRVIIRSKTEIEPLKGGREQIVITEIPYEVNKANLVKKMDELRLTKRVEGISEVRDETDRTGLRIVVELRKEVDAEGILNYLLKNTELQVNYNFNMVAINQLRPQQVGLKDILEGYITHRKQVIIDRSQFDLNKAKKREHIVLGLMKALSILDDVIRIIRQSKDKKNAKDNLISAHDFSEEQAEAIVSLQLYRLTNTDITALEQEAAELEEQIKALELIINNPSELLKVMKKELREVKKNYDTDRRTVLEDKIEEINIETAVIVPQEDVMVSVTREGYVKRSSLRSYGASKEDDIEMKDTDELIYSGQLNTHHHVLFVTTKGNIIYRPVHELTDKRWKDVGEHFSQTLSTLLPNEQILKVFPYETLDDTTEFVFVTKEGMIKRTLMNEFASWRTYKSRPLMCMKLKTETDELISANLIDSTKAYDVTLISHLGFGLRYDLSEVPTVGAKASGVKAINLKEGDYLVSTHIFLSDAKEHFVTLVTQRGSVKKMDILEINKLGRAKRGLMVLRELKNNPHRVYASLSTNDQNELIIVETENGASYTLDVKDIPVNDRTSNGSFATNEKTDGKITKISISQKENIE from the coding sequence ATGAATCAAGAGCATGGGATTCAAAATCTTAGTCTTGAAGATGTAATGGGGGACCGATTTGGTCGATACTCAAAATACATCATCCAAGATAGAGCCTTACCTGATATAAGAGATGGATTAAAACCTGTTCAACGTCGTATTCTATTTTCGATGAATAAAGACGGCAATACTTATGAAAAAAGTTTTAGAAAATCGGCAAAATCTGTCGGAAATATTATGGGGAATTATCATCCTCATGGGGATAGTAGTATTTACGAAGCAATGGTGCGTATGAGTCAAGATTGGAAGTTACGTGAGCCGTTAATCGAAATGCATGGGAACAACGGGAGTATGGACGGTGACCCTCCTGCTGCGATGCGTTATACTGAAGCACGTTTATCAAAACTTAGTGGTGAATTATTAAAAGATATCGAAAAAGAAACCGTGGATTTTGTTTGGAACTTTGATGACACAGAAAAAGAACCAACTGTTTTACCCGCAGGATTTCCTAACCTATTAGTTAATGGATCAACAGGAATTTCAGCCGGTTATGCGACAGAAATTCCGACACATAATTTAGGTGAGGTGATAGATGGCACTATTTATTTAGTCGATCACCCAAATGCTAGTGTGGAAAAATTAATGGAATTTATTCCGGGACCAGATTTTCCGACAGGTGCGATTCTTCAAGGGAAAAAAGAATTGAAAAAAGCCTACGAAACTGGAAAGGGACGAGTGATTATTCGCTCTAAGACAGAAATCGAACCACTAAAAGGTGGACGAGAGCAAATCGTGATTACGGAAATTCCTTATGAAGTCAATAAAGCCAACTTAGTGAAAAAAATGGATGAGTTACGTTTAACAAAACGCGTAGAAGGGATATCAGAGGTCAGAGATGAAACAGACAGAACTGGATTGCGTATTGTTGTTGAGCTACGTAAAGAAGTGGATGCAGAAGGAATTCTAAACTATCTACTGAAAAATACAGAGCTTCAAGTGAATTATAACTTCAATATGGTGGCAATTAACCAATTAAGACCACAACAAGTGGGATTAAAAGATATTTTAGAAGGCTACATCACTCACCGTAAACAAGTGATTATTGACCGAAGTCAGTTTGATTTAAATAAAGCGAAAAAACGCGAGCATATTGTCTTAGGTTTAATGAAAGCTTTGTCTATTTTAGATGATGTGATTCGTATTATTCGTCAAAGTAAAGACAAAAAGAATGCCAAAGACAATTTGATTTCAGCGCATGATTTTAGTGAAGAACAAGCAGAAGCTATCGTGTCACTACAATTATACCGCTTAACCAATACAGATATCACAGCGCTTGAGCAAGAAGCAGCTGAGTTGGAAGAGCAAATCAAAGCACTTGAATTAATCATTAATAACCCAAGCGAATTATTAAAAGTCATGAAAAAAGAGCTTCGAGAAGTGAAGAAAAACTATGATACAGATAGACGAACTGTGTTAGAAGATAAGATTGAAGAAATCAATATTGAAACAGCTGTCATTGTGCCGCAAGAAGATGTGATGGTTAGTGTCACACGAGAAGGTTACGTGAAACGTAGTAGCTTACGTTCATACGGTGCCTCAAAAGAAGACGACATCGAAATGAAAGACACCGATGAATTGATTTATTCCGGTCAATTAAATACCCATCATCACGTGTTGTTTGTTACAACAAAGGGGAATATAATTTATCGACCTGTGCATGAATTAACAGATAAGAGATGGAAGGATGTCGGTGAACATTTTTCACAAACATTGAGTACACTCTTACCAAATGAGCAGATTTTAAAAGTATTTCCATATGAAACCCTAGACGATACAACAGAATTTGTCTTTGTCACAAAAGAAGGAATGATTAAACGCACATTGATGAATGAATTTGCTAGCTGGCGAACATATAAGAGTCGCCCGTTGATGTGTATGAAGCTTAAAACAGAGACAGACGAGTTGATTAGCGCTAACTTAATTGATTCTACAAAAGCTTATGATGTCACATTAATTAGTCATTTAGGTTTTGGTTTACGTTATGATTTAAGCGAGGTGCCAACAGTTGGCGCAAAAGCGTCAGGCGTGAAAGCTATTAACTTAAAAGAGGGAGACTATTTAGTTTCCACCCATATTTTCTTAAGTGATGCGAAAGAGCATTTCGTGACACTTGTGACACAACGAGGTTCGGTTAAGAAAATGGATATTCTTGAGATTAATAAATTAGGCCGTGCCAAACGTGGTTTGATGGTTTTAAGAGAATTGAAAAATAATCCGCATCGTGTCTATGCTAGTCTTTCAACAAATGATCAAAATGAGTTAATAATAGTAGAAACTGAAAATGGTGCAAGTTATACATTGGATGTAAAAGACATACCTGTCAATGATCGGACGTCTAACGGATCATTTGCGACAAATGAAAAAACAGATGGCAAAATCACCAAGATAAGTATTTCACAAAAAGAGAACATAGAATAG
- a CDS encoding MFS transporter, which translates to MNNTKNQVNLSLLLSTLFLGYVIVYIDKLSVGISIISISKDIPMTESQKGLILSAFFIGYAIMQVPMSFAINKFGAKKVLIWSVFMIGVFDLIFSFGQTVTMLLAIRLLTGMLAHSGYPSASSKEIIDHFPIERRTFAKGILISSSGIAGVIGPVLLSPIIDKYNWKFAYILLTILAIVASFIIAKGIPTPQKQAEEMIKEDTEKVSLLKIWKNRNIWTLFAAAFFVNSLLYGINNWLPSFLTSQRGITLTQSGFVSSCVGVFALVGAIGGSFVVSKFFADKDTLVIKIMAIIGSSLVFLSYYVHSLALFILILGLATLSMTVAFVTLMTIPLKVFTGKNFAPSYSTISTGGILGGATAQIIIGALVDSSDSYLSAFIYFLALGILAAASLMFLKKGAENY; encoded by the coding sequence ATGAACAACACAAAAAATCAAGTAAATTTATCTCTTTTACTCTCGACATTATTTTTAGGCTACGTGATAGTCTATATCGATAAATTGTCTGTTGGTATTTCAATTATTTCAATTAGTAAAGACATCCCCATGACAGAAAGCCAAAAAGGACTTATTTTGAGTGCTTTTTTTATTGGATATGCTATCATGCAAGTCCCAATGAGTTTTGCAATTAATAAATTTGGTGCAAAAAAAGTGCTAATCTGGTCCGTCTTTATGATTGGGGTATTTGATTTAATCTTTAGCTTTGGTCAAACAGTGACGATGTTATTAGCCATTCGTCTATTAACCGGAATGTTAGCTCACTCTGGTTACCCATCAGCATCAAGTAAAGAAATCATCGATCATTTTCCAATAGAACGACGAACATTTGCTAAAGGAATTCTCATTTCATCTTCTGGTATTGCTGGTGTGATTGGTCCTGTTTTACTCTCACCAATCATTGACAAATACAACTGGAAATTTGCTTATATATTACTAACTATTTTAGCCATTGTAGCGTCATTCATTATTGCAAAAGGAATTCCAACTCCACAAAAACAAGCAGAAGAAATGATTAAAGAAGACACTGAAAAAGTTTCCTTACTAAAAATTTGGAAAAACCGTAACATCTGGACTTTATTTGCAGCTGCTTTTTTTGTTAATAGCTTACTTTATGGTATTAACAACTGGTTACCGAGCTTTTTAACCAGTCAACGTGGGATTACATTAACACAATCAGGTTTTGTCAGCTCATGCGTTGGTGTATTTGCTTTGGTTGGAGCAATTGGTGGTAGTTTTGTTGTCAGCAAGTTTTTCGCTGATAAAGACACGCTTGTGATTAAAATAATGGCTATCATCGGTTCATCTCTTGTCTTTTTATCTTATTATGTGCACTCTTTAGCTTTGTTCATCCTTATATTAGGTTTAGCAACATTAAGTATGACTGTTGCCTTTGTTACCTTGATGACCATTCCGTTAAAAGTGTTTACTGGAAAAAATTTCGCCCCAAGCTACTCAACCATCTCAACTGGTGGTATTCTAGGTGGTGCGACTGCTCAAATTATCATTGGTGCCTTAGTTGATAGTTCAGATTCGTATTTATCAGCTTTCATTTATTTCCTAGCACTTGGTATTTTAGCTGCTGCATCTTTAATGTTCCTTAAAAAAGGAGCAGAAAACTATTAA
- the gdhA gene encoding NADP-specific glutamate dehydrogenase gives MSAKDYVTSMLNEVKEKYGYQPEYIQAVEEFLTTVTPFLEKNPVYCEKNILGQLIVPERLIEFRVPWMSDSGEWMVNTGYRVQYNSALGPYKGGLRFHPSVNQSIMKFLSFEQIFKNSLTSLPIGGGKGGSDFNPKGKSDGEIMRFCQSFMQELQKHIGPNMDVPAGDMGVGGREIGYLYGEYKRLNGYQAGVLTGKPLAFWGSLARTEATGYGLVYFVKYLLKDKGDSLKGKRVMVSGSGNVAIYAIEKAQELGATVLGCSDSSGYIIDEDGVDCELVKEIKEVKRGRLSEYAAAKPNAKYVENASIWTEDIAYEVALPCATQNEIGLDEADVLIKNGVKVLAEGANMPTKLEALHKLTQSGVVYCPGKASNAGGVAVSALEMAQNAQRLPWTFEQVDSELDNIMKNIYETCATTAKEYAQEDDLLTGANIAGFERVAKAMLAQGLV, from the coding sequence ATGTCAGCAAAAGATTATGTAACAAGTATGTTGAACGAAGTAAAAGAGAAGTATGGTTACCAACCAGAGTACATCCAAGCAGTGGAAGAATTCTTAACAACAGTGACACCATTTTTAGAAAAAAATCCGGTTTACTGTGAGAAAAACATTCTAGGTCAGTTAATTGTACCTGAACGTTTAATCGAATTCCGTGTTCCATGGATGTCAGATTCAGGTGAGTGGATGGTGAATACTGGTTATCGTGTTCAATACAACTCAGCTTTAGGACCATACAAAGGTGGATTACGTTTTCATCCTTCTGTCAATCAAAGTATCATGAAATTCCTATCGTTTGAACAAATTTTCAAAAACAGTTTAACCTCATTACCAATAGGTGGCGGTAAAGGGGGAAGTGATTTCAACCCTAAAGGCAAATCAGATGGCGAAATCATGCGTTTCTGTCAAAGTTTTATGCAAGAATTACAAAAACATATTGGCCCAAACATGGACGTTCCTGCTGGTGATATGGGTGTTGGTGGTCGTGAGATTGGGTATTTATATGGTGAATACAAACGTCTTAACGGGTATCAAGCAGGTGTTTTAACTGGTAAACCATTAGCTTTCTGGGGAAGTTTAGCTCGTACTGAAGCAACCGGCTATGGATTAGTTTACTTTGTTAAGTACTTACTTAAAGACAAAGGGGATTCATTAAAAGGCAAACGTGTAATGGTTTCAGGTAGTGGTAACGTGGCAATTTACGCGATTGAAAAAGCACAAGAATTAGGTGCAACAGTATTAGGCTGTTCAGATTCTTCTGGTTACATCATTGATGAAGATGGCGTGGATTGTGAATTAGTCAAAGAAATCAAAGAAGTAAAACGTGGTCGTTTAAGTGAATACGCTGCGGCAAAACCAAATGCAAAATATGTTGAAAATGCGTCAATTTGGACAGAAGACATTGCTTATGAAGTGGCTTTACCATGTGCGACTCAAAATGAAATTGGACTTGACGAAGCGGACGTATTAATCAAAAACGGCGTAAAAGTATTAGCAGAAGGTGCGAACATGCCGACTAAACTTGAAGCTCTACACAAATTAACTCAATCAGGTGTGGTGTATTGTCCAGGTAAAGCATCAAACGCTGGTGGTGTGGCAGTATCTGCTTTAGAAATGGCGCAAAACGCACAACGTTTACCATGGACTTTCGAACAAGTTGATTCAGAACTTGATAACATCATGAAAAACATCTACGAAACATGTGCGACAACGGCAAAAGAATATGCACAAGAAGACGATTTATTAACTGGCGCAAACATCGCTGGATTCGAGCGTGTGGCTAAAGCAATGTTAGCTCAAGGACTTGTGTAA
- a CDS encoding DUF1361 domain-containing protein, with product MKNIVRFMSVFIIIGAYNTRFSFLSLNIFLAYIPLELSFQFFRVKHSYLKLGIAALFMLYFPNIPYLVTDIIHMDILNIYNQFTGDSIKNLSDWALTIVLFLSVFSFVLLGFGQLLKLMMYTKKRYDLSTVQVNLALTSICFLSSLGIYAGRFPPRFHSIDIFSRPWYVFKTIFFDWSVVKLEIVLLFLFLHLCIIGVMTMNRQLSKLN from the coding sequence ATGAAAAATATTGTACGATTTATGAGTGTGTTTATAATTATTGGTGCATACAATACACGTTTTTCATTCTTATCATTAAATATCTTCTTAGCTTATATTCCACTAGAATTATCATTTCAGTTTTTTCGTGTGAAACATTCTTATTTAAAGCTAGGTATAGCAGCATTATTTATGCTCTATTTCCCTAATATACCATATTTAGTGACAGATATTATTCATATGGATATATTAAATATATATAATCAATTTACCGGTGATAGTATTAAAAACTTAAGTGATTGGGCGTTGACAATCGTTCTTTTTTTATCGGTTTTTAGTTTTGTTCTTTTAGGATTTGGTCAACTTCTTAAACTCATGATGTATACTAAAAAACGATATGATTTATCAACAGTACAAGTCAATCTAGCTTTAACGTCAATTTGTTTCTTATCGTCACTAGGAATTTACGCTGGAAGATTTCCACCGCGATTTCATTCGATTGATATTTTCAGTAGACCGTGGTATGTGTTTAAAACCATCTTCTTTGATTGGTCAGTTGTAAAATTAGAAATAGTGTTACTATTTTTATTTTTACATTTATGTATTATAGGTGTGATGACCATGAATCGACAGTTATCAAAATTAAACTAA
- a CDS encoding glucose-6-phosphate isomerase, translating into MSHIRFDYSNVGTFIGEHELGYMQAEVTAAHNTLREGTGPGNDFRGWIDLPENYDKEEFARVKKAAEKIQSDSDILIVIGIGGSYLGAKAAIDFLNHSFYNLLDNEERKTPQVFFAGNSISSTYLADLIQIIGDKDFSVNVISKSGTTTEPAIAFRVFKDLLEKKYGKEEANKRIYATTDKARGAVKTEADVEGWETFVIPDDVGGRFTVLTPVGLLPIAVTGANIDELMKGAADARVAYSSDDLTKNEAYQYAALRNILYRKGKVTELLINYEPNLQYFSEWWKQLFGESEGKDQKGIYPSSANFSTDLHSLGQYIQEGRRNIFETVIKVDKPRKNVEIPVLDQDLDGLGYIQGKEIDFVNTKAFEGTLLAHTDGGVPNFVVNIPETDAYTLGYLMYFFEIAVGISGYLNGVNPFDQPGVEAYKKNMFALLGKPGFEELAKELNERLK; encoded by the coding sequence ATGTCACATATTCGTTTTGATTATTCAAATGTCGGTACATTTATTGGTGAGCATGAATTAGGTTACATGCAAGCAGAAGTTACTGCAGCCCACAATACATTGCGTGAGGGAACTGGACCAGGAAATGATTTCCGTGGTTGGATTGACTTACCAGAAAACTATGATAAAGAAGAATTTGCTCGCGTTAAAAAAGCAGCAGAAAAAATTCAATCAGATTCAGATATTTTAATCGTCATCGGAATCGGTGGATCATACTTAGGAGCTAAAGCTGCTATCGACTTTTTAAACCACTCATTCTACAATCTTTTAGATAACGAAGAAAGAAAAACACCACAAGTATTCTTTGCTGGAAATTCTATCAGCTCAACTTATTTAGCTGATTTAATCCAAATTATTGGCGACAAAGACTTCTCAGTGAATGTTATTTCTAAATCTGGTACAACTACTGAACCAGCGATTGCTTTTAGAGTCTTTAAAGATTTATTAGAGAAAAAATACGGTAAAGAAGAAGCAAACAAACGTATCTATGCAACAACTGATAAAGCACGTGGCGCTGTTAAAACAGAAGCTGACGTTGAAGGTTGGGAAACCTTTGTTATTCCTGATGATGTTGGGGGACGATTCACTGTGTTAACACCAGTTGGATTACTTCCAATCGCTGTAACAGGTGCTAACATTGATGAGTTAATGAAAGGTGCTGCTGACGCTCGTGTTGCTTACAGCTCTGATGATTTAACAAAAAATGAAGCGTATCAATATGCCGCATTACGTAACATTTTATACCGTAAAGGAAAAGTAACGGAGTTATTAATCAATTACGAACCAAACTTACAATACTTCTCTGAATGGTGGAAACAATTATTCGGCGAGTCTGAAGGGAAAGACCAAAAAGGTATCTACCCATCAAGCGCGAACTTCTCAACTGACTTACATTCATTAGGTCAATACATTCAAGAAGGACGTCGTAACATTTTTGAGACAGTTATTAAAGTAGACAAACCTCGTAAAAATGTGGAAATTCCAGTACTTGATCAAGACTTAGATGGTTTAGGTTACATTCAAGGAAAAGAAATTGATTTTGTTAACACAAAAGCATTTGAAGGAACACTTTTAGCACATACAGATGGTGGCGTACCAAACTTTGTGGTAAATATCCCTGAAACGGATGCTTATACACTAGGCTACTTAATGTACTTCTTTGAAATCGCAGTTGGTATTTCTGGTTATTTAAATGGCGTAAACCCATTTGACCAACCAGGTGTAGAAGCATACAAGAAAAATATGTTTGCTTTACTTGGAAAACCAGGCTTTGAAGAGTTAGCAAAAGAATTAAATGAACGTCTTAAATAA